From Terriglobia bacterium, the proteins below share one genomic window:
- a CDS encoding helix-turn-helix domain-containing protein translates to MTARPGAVEAKADRLAYRVRELARRLGVPPSTLYRSVQRGELRAVRLGAVVLIPVEEVERLLKGETTSLVPKREDGAPAGARRSGSTREAVRAGAPRKSNALARPGLTKTYEENTDVAFREGSGPRPARPRVS, encoded by the coding sequence GTGACTGCCCGGCCGGGAGCAGTCGAGGCGAAGGCCGATCGCTTGGCGTATCGGGTCCGCGAGCTCGCGCGCCGACTGGGCGTTCCGCCATCGACGCTGTACAGATCCGTCCAGAGGGGCGAGCTCCGTGCTGTTCGGCTCGGAGCGGTTGTGCTGATCCCTGTGGAGGAAGTGGAGCGCCTCCTCAAGGGCGAAACGACGTCTCTCGTTCCGAAGCGCGAGGACGGCGCGCCTGCCGGCGCTCGCAGGTCGGGCTCGACGCGCGAGGCCGTCCGCGCGGGAGCACCGCGCAAATCAAATGCCCTGGCCAGGCCCGGGCTCACGAAGACATACGAGGAGAACACAGATGTCGCCTTCAGGGAAGGCTCCGGGCCGAGACCTGCTCGGCCTCGGGTCAGCTGA
- a CDS encoding terminase small subunit, whose protein sequence is MGHGRSALFPEVRLPRRQLRFCEEYIVDHNAEAAAKRAGYSEKSARWMGYKLLKHYAGVRDYVAQLDAELAERTKITAELVRQRLREIAEADWRRAYGPDGQLLPPNEIPDDVARAIGGIKTTERYVGAGESRDMVLVTKNVDFLDRLRAWEMLGRSVGLFLDRTQHEAGKTLEEVLRSLAGPRE, encoded by the coding sequence ATGGGTCACGGTAGGTCGGCCTTGTTCCCGGAGGTGAGGCTGCCTCGCCGGCAGTTGCGCTTCTGCGAGGAGTACATCGTTGACCACAACGCCGAGGCCGCGGCGAAGCGTGCCGGATACTCCGAAAAATCGGCCCGCTGGATGGGCTACAAACTGCTAAAGCACTACGCCGGCGTTCGCGACTACGTGGCCCAGCTCGACGCGGAGCTGGCCGAGCGGACGAAGATCACGGCCGAGCTCGTCCGACAACGCCTGCGAGAGATCGCAGAAGCCGATTGGCGCCGGGCGTACGGTCCGGACGGACAGCTGCTCCCGCCGAACGAGATCCCGGACGACGTCGCGCGCGCGATCGGCGGGATCAAGACCACGGAGAGGTACGTGGGCGCAGGCGAGAGCCGCGACATGGTTTTGGTCACGAAGAACGTCGATTTTCTCGACCGGCTGCGTGCGTGGGAGATGCTCGGGCGGTCCGTCGGGCTGTTCCTGGACCGGACGCAGCACGAGGCCGGCAAGACGTTGGAGGAAGTCCTGCGGTCTCTGGCGGGGCCGCGCGAATGA